The nucleotide window attaaatgaaaatttttttttttttttaagagttagCTGTTGTCTGGAGCAGTGTAGTGTTTCACACTGAAGTTGGTGGAAGCACATAGTCGTACAAagcaaataaactgttttactttgaaaatgtcaaaagaaGGTGACTGCTTATTTAGGCTGTGTGTGCATGCGTTCGTgcgtgtgtacgtgtgtgtgtgtgtgtgtgtatgtgtgagggagggagagagtgagagagagagagagagagagagagagagagagagagagagagagaacaagacTGTTAGCAGCTAATAGGAaggttgaaataaataaagcatcGTTTTGAGCTCACAACCTCTATCTATTATGGATAATGGAAGTGGAAGTGTTTAAAGCTTTTATAAATATCAGATTTGAGGTAAAAATCTAAACTCAAGAACACACTCAGACGCTGCTGTATAAGCATTGATCGCTGCACTATCTGTGTTAACTGCTATTATAAGATGTTAAAGCAACGTTAAAATGTCAACTCTGAATTTTACACCTTCCATGACGTTCTATGGATTATGCTAACAACtctttctttctcctgcatgAAGGGATAAATGATCACCTCAACCAGAAGAGTCTCTCCAGATAAATCTGAAGTTAGAATAGCCTTCAGCCTTGATGACACATCaggtaaacacacacatgcacatactgtacatactgtgcacacacacacacacacacacacacacacacacagacaaacacctTAACTCACAATTCCTTGTCTGCACCTGTGCTCCATGATCTTAGAATGATtagaaaaaagttattttgaggTTTTCAGCTGCACTGATTACTCAGCGGATCATTTAACAGCAGCTCAAGCAGCTACTTTTGGCTCGCTTCCACTATGCGCCGAACATGTGTATGACATTCACCCAACCAAAACAGACCACACAGATTGTGGCTttagtaacccccccccccccccctcccacccaaCCAACCCCACTCTTAAACACACTCACTTTAACTGTGGACCATTCTTCCACACTGTAACTGAGACAGGTGTTCTTACTATTTCTGTAGGACCGCAGCATGTTATGAACAAGCACAGACTTACTGTATGTGCAGCACCGCACCGGCaaaatgcaaatatatatagcTACTCGAACTGTTGTTTTATAACGCgtctaaaaacagtcaaaagcaGTTATCCCGCTTGAGCTTCTGGTTTGTTGGGATTTAATGTGGTTGATTAAAAACGCACAATTGAAATAGAGGGAGTAGGGCCAGATTAACACGTCGCTGTTCCCTGGGCGACAATATTCAAGGGCCCCATCATCACGGCCCCAAGATCGCCATAATTTGGCAAAATACTGAATAGATTACCGTAATAAACAGTAAATATGCTCAATACTTCAAATTCTGTCATCAAGTGTATTTTGATCTACAAATGTATCAAAGAACTACAAATGCACTACATGCCCTGTTGTCAAGGACACTCGCTCACATATGATGCTATGAACACAAAACACATCAACATCAGTATAATCTGGTAAAACTGACCCACTGCACTGAGAGGAAATGTCTTCCGttttcatcaaaaataaataagtaaccACTTTCAAACCACAGAAGCTGACTCAACAAAACAGTCAGCAACTTTAAGGGGAGTGAAGAAATTACCTATTTTCTGTAATACTTTAAATTTTCGGCATTGATGATGTCCTTCTCTTATTTTATTTCCGCCTCATGCTCCTACTTAGCTTCTCTGTGTCTGGATTTTTTTGAGCTGTGTCGTGGCTCTTGACGTTACACAACATGCTCAGTGTACATTGATTGTCACCTTTAACCCACCTTATGTGGACGGACTGACCAATGAGGAGAGGGTCTCTCTAGTCACGTTCACAGTTACAGGCAGCGTCTCTCTGTGCAGCACAAGGGCGCCCACAGACAGTTTAACATGAAGCTGGAGATAACCAGATATTTTGCCTTATTGCCCTGGGCCCTTTAGAGACCGTGGGCCCCTGGGCAATTTCCCAGTTGCCCATATGGTTAATCCGGCCCAGAGGAGAAGGGTACATGCTTCccgatgtttttttaaaaagtctggGTTTTGATTCAACTATTTTTAACACATGAACATGATCCATACAgtttattgtagctctggctgtttgtTGATTTCTGCtgtcttgctggaaggtgaagtTTTTCCTGAGTCTTCTGCAGCCTGCAAtgctttctctgtttttcttatttctaacAACTCTTACTAGCTTCCCTGTCAGGGCTAAAGAGAAGTATTCTCACAGCATTATGCCACCACAGCCATGCTTCACCTTGTGGATGGTTTGTTTAGGTTGACAAACCAGCattatttccagttttctgccacatactGGGTTTTGCATGTCGGCCAAACAGGTTGGGTGTTGGCCTGATCTGACCCAACCAccttcttggttttttttttttgtttttttaagacttacCACAGCATCTTACTGTGTGTCTGTCTTTAAAtgatggctttcttcttgccccTCTCCCATAAAAGCCAGGTTTGTAGAGTGCATGACAAATCGTTGTCTGCAAATCCTCAaggggcctcttggctgcttctcttaaTGACGCTATCTCATCCTGGCTGTTTAGGCAGTTGGCCACATCTTGGTAGGTTTGACTTTGTGCCACGATGTGGCATGGTGACTTGATCAGCACTCTGGGAGATGCTAGAAGCTTGGCTGTACTGtagcctaaccctgctttaaacttcttcacATCTTAATCTTTGATTTATTCTATgtgatgcagttttttttactcatgTTCTCTAAATAAACTTCTGAAAGCTTAATTGAACATCAAACACATTTGAACCCTCTACCAGTTGAGTGACTTCTAAAGGCAACCGGTTGCACTGCGATTTATTTAGGGGTACCAAGGCAAAGGGATAGATTGTTATCAAAGGGAGAGATTGTTatcaggcccgtattaagacaatgtggtggtatacctcaaagccccccccacacacacgtgctgtcctccggtcaaaaacatcagacataatcaaggggatttctgtaatgtaatttacaatttactaacttacataactacatgtaggcatatgagcagtgagcaatattcaaatatctcattttaaaatgttgaaataaaaaaatcttggtttatttatcatttatttttattgtgacatcagtgttcacaaaacgaataatgcatggtctttcaacaatttcaagtaaataatataacaatttatatatatatatatatatatatatatatatatatatatatatatatatatatatatatatttatatattttttaaagcatgtgtcatgtgttgtccccccatggttggtgcccctgggcactggcccactggcccttatggataatccggccctgattgttatttgtaaaacaaatgtgtaaaagcaTGCATGATTTCTCTGCCAATTTGAAATTATGTTCTACTTTCatattggtctatcacatacacTGCCGAGACATCCAGATTTTGTGGATGTAATGCATATGGAAAAGCTCAGGGATATGAATGATTTGAATGTTTGAATGCATGATTTTGCAAATCTATGTATAGTCAGTTTTCTTAATCACTCTCCAGCTACCACCTAGTCACATATATGAAACCTAAAGAGCATACCTCCGGGGCTAGGTGCTGTCTGTCAGGGTGTTTTACTGCCGTGGGGTCAGGCACTGGGATGGCAGCTGCGGCTTTGCAATGGCAGAGTCAGGTTTCTCCTATAATACTAACAGTGTCTTGCTGCCTGATTCACCGCTCAGCTTTTAGAACACAGGCCTATATTTATAAGCAGTTAACACTTCCAGCTCAACTCCACCCATCCTTGATCCTCGCcttgtctttctttctcttaGGCCGCAATGTGAAGAGCTATACTGGGAACAGCAAACTCAAATCTGTGTCTGAGAGGTCATCTACCAAACTAGTTGACTGAATGTAGCACTCTAAAGGCAATTGTGTGTACACTATCAGAGCTGGCAAAGCACAATCTTACCCATGAATCAAATCTGGATATTTTGGATCCTCTGAGATCATGTCATTGTCCCTTTGAACTCATGTTTCACAGCGGGGGGAGATGAGCTGTGCTTGATCCGAGGATCATCGTTTAGACCCTCCATGACTTCATGCTTGACATAGTTCTAACCCAACACTCTGTCAATCCTGAGCATGAGAACCATATTTATTCCCCTTCATAATTTGCCCATGGCTGAAGGCTTGCCCACTAATAGTCCTGCTTTTAGAAGGTTGCATCACCCCAGGATTCTCCACATGTTCCACGACTCTTGGAAAGGGGACACATCACTACTGAAGCAGAGGAGGGTGCAGACAAcctgtctgtttctgtctggCTGCCCGTCCTTTGGAATCCCTGTTTGACTTTACATCTGGTCTGCATGATCTTCCTGTCCGTCGCAGACAAGTACAACAATTGTCCCCTTATATTCTTAACCTGCATGTCTTTCAGCCTGGCAGCTCATTACTGCTGCTCAGTCCGGGGACATGGCTCATTTAGAAGGGCAGCATTGTGTTACTATGTTGTTGTGTTATACAAGAGGTCTTATAGTGTTAcgttttcacaaaaaaaacaccaagaccAAGTGGAATAGTTCTGTGGCACGTGCAGCAAATGATAGGTTTTATAgaattattttgaatttaaaaaacaatgctttaaaatgattaaaaacatagaGTAGATGGTGTCTGAATATTTCAAATGTGAACAAGAATTGAGCTTTAACTTGTGaaaatggcaatattttaaaacttaTAATCCTGATTCAAACCCTACCTCAATAATGGGTTGGTCCTTCAAGTGTGGGTACTGCAATACCCATCCCACTGTATCAAGTAAAATTCATGATCAAATTTCAGCAAAAGCTGATCACCATTAAACAATAAAGTGCATAAAGgttcactttaaaaaatatatatatgaaagaCTCAATCCAAATTTccatttatcagtaaaattacCTAAAAAGCtatttcaacagttaaatagcTTCCTTACAATGACAAACTGGTTTGATGttttcagtctggtttccgtACTCACCACAGTATTGAGACCGCCCTCGTCAACGTGTTCAATTACATccacataaatacagactgtggaagaaccacagtgctagttctgttggacctcagtgcagcatttgacactgttgaccaTGATATATTATTAAACTGACGGGAGAGCTGAGTGggactctctggtacagcactcaattaGTTCAAATCCTACCTAAATAACAGGGACTTCTTTGTGTTAATAGGTAACTTCTcaacagagcagagaaaagTTGCATGTGGGGTACCTTAAGGTTTAGCCCTGGGACCCCTTCTATTTAATATCTATATGCTCCCACTTGCTGAGGTTGTAACAGAAACAGGATTAGTTATCACAACTATGCCGATGATATACAGCCCTACATAACAATGTTGGCAAGTAACTCTGAACCCACCCATGCACTGAACGGatgcttagaacaaatcaatgcatggatgtgccaaaacgtTCTCCAGCTGAGCAGAACCAAACCTGAAGTTATCTTTGGACCAAAAGAGGAACGGACAAGGGTCAGTATGCAGCTTCtgttattacaactacaaactctTGATCaagcctgaaatctgggtgtggTGATGGACTCTGTAACTGTCTTTATGTGCCCTTGAAGGTTTAGTACTAAGTCAGccttctaccacctgaagaacatttccaggattaatgACTGATGTCCCAACAAGATCTACAGAAACTCATCCATGTGTTTAACTATAgtcgcattgattactgcaatggtgtcttcacaggtctgccccaaaaaaaaaaaatcaatcagacaaCTGGAGCTGATCCAGAAAGCTTCTGCTtgtgttctcactaaaaccaggaagatagagcacatcaccccagttctaaagtccttacaccggctccctgtagctcagacaatagactttaaaatatactgaatggcttagcaccaaaatacattaaagacccgTTATACTGTATGTATCAAACCTCCAGACCGCTCAGAtcgtctggttctggtctactctgcatacccagaaccagaaccaaacatggagaagcagcattcagcttctatgctcTACGAAGCTGGAAGAGATatccaaaaaactgcaaaacagccaaaacactgagttcctcTAAAATCATGACTGAAAACCCATCTGTTTAGAATTGCTTTTGACCCATATTAACAGGATCATTGACCAACATATtcgatgtgtattgatgttttcgcTTGATACAATTAAAGTTTGTTACTGATCacacaaccagtgactgtttcgaTGTGTTTGATGGTTTTATGTTTCCATGATGCAAAGCTCTTTGAAACgccctgctgctgaaatgtgctattcaaataaacttgacttgactgacTGCTTCaataaaatagttatttttattgaatatgGAAAAAACTCAGGAATTATGTGCACtactgtttttatgtattttgaaggcaatttttttttaaagaaatagatTACAAAAGTTCAGAACACTTGACATAATAAGTTGCATATACATCATCATGGATCATAAAATTTGGTTGAAAAGGGTGtgaaacaattttgttttattgttcttgttatttttctgtagCAATATAGATGCTAAGATATCTGACTTTTCTCGCACAGACCATACATGCTCTTCACagctttcactttttaaaatgatacTGTTATTGCTAAATAGAGCTAATATAATATTTGATTCCACATAttcatattctgttttttttaataatatcagaatattattttattttttttttagagcgtGTTGATTTTGAAGGCTTGTTTGCACATGACAAAATAgtgcaaattaaaataatgcagtTTTTCTGATAGTTTTGAATGCAAAAAGTTGTTACGATGAATGCTGTCTTCTTTTTAGGACTGCCTGTCAGTAGACCTTGAGTAATCTGCTTCCTGCCAGAAAAATATCTCATTTAGTTTTGTGTTTGAATTTCTCTTACtcagaaatgtaaacaatgggatttaaaaaaaacaacagtagagTTTACTTTTTCAATAATATGAAGAAGAGACTTACCCTTTACGTTGATATTGATAATTGTGATAAGAACTAAACTTGATTCACTAATGAGAATCATAAGAGCTATTAATACATGAATAGCATCAAACCTAGGTTATTATTATCATATTTGTGTTGTTCCCCTCTAGCTTTTATGTGCACATTTTCTTCATGTGTTTGGAgcgcatttattttaaagccagAGAGGCTGGGTCCTGTTGTCAGGGCGCTGcaggcaaaacaaaataaataaataaataaattaagaaataatgCATAGTTATGTATCCTGAAGGTCTCTGTCAGTTTATGGaaacagaaagctttctcagtcCTAAAACCGTTCAGTTCAAATAAATGTATGTTAAAGGTTCAAGTATAATGACTTTAAATACCACTAGAGGGAGCTATTGCATGTCCTGTCACTAAAAATATGGTTCAAAAAAGCCTTCACGCTGTACCATGAGCCCTTTGGGTTTATAAATCAACATATAATGATTAGGTTTGTGTAATTAATGGTTGTTGGGAATCACAGTGTTTGTTACATATAATTTTTAACAGACTTTTATACTCTATGTCCTTAGATGTAAAAGATGTGGATGATCTTTCACAGACTTTCCCTGACCTTGAACAACGTTTACAGGTATGTAGTTATGTGCTGtccatcaaaataaataaatggataaataaataaataaatggcatTTATTTACTGTGTTTTAGTATGTGGTACTTTTAGTCATAAAAAGGTAGCTTACTTCTTGTcatattattttgtctttatgaAATTTCCCAACTTAATGCTAAATTCTGTCTTTAACAGCAATATCTCTGTAAGTTACAACCTGACAAATAATGTACATCAGGAAATTAAACCTTaggaataaaaaagaacaaggtAGTTAGTGTATCATACATAAAAGTGTGTCTTAATACTTACATTAAGTTTAGGTTGATATTTGGATCCTGAAATACAAAGCAGCAGGGCTTTACTTATAAATAGCAAATTCTATTTTAGCTTTTGAAAGGCTGTTAGTGCTCATGTTGATGTACGGCAGTGTACTGAGTGTACATCTCACTCCACAACTTTCTATGAACTAATTTTTGTTCTGATTCTGTATATAAAGATGTTCCTGTTCAGGGACAAAACAACTAAATTTACTTACTTCTAAAGGAAAAtgtgattgatttgttttgctaTTCTGTGATATCTAACTTATATGGAAGAATTGTGTCAAATAAATACTACAGTAATCCTCAACTGcaatatgggggaaaaaaactatttaataaaacaaacaaaaaaatgtccatTGCAGTTTTGGTCAATATGAAAACAAATTCATCTCCTTCACATTTCTTCATTTGTCTTGTCAATGTACTGCAGCCTGTGCCACCTTGTATGTCCCTAAGAGAGAGCGTCCAGGTGTACAAGGAGCACTGCAGGATGGCCAGAGAGTTCCACCACGTAAAACAGGAGATCTCTGTCCTTGAGGAACGCAAGTAAGGCttgatgtaaaaagaaaaatgttctatAAATGAAGTAATTTCAATGTTCGTTTAAATATGAGGAAAACTAATCACATGGGATACAGTTGTGGAAATAATTAGGTTAAACAGACATTGTCTGGTTGAGTTTATGTGTAGCTTCTTTACCACTGCCAGCACCTCGGGTCCATAGGTTATTAAGTGGTCCTCAACTGGAAACTCTGCTGTCTGATTCATAGTTTCTCAATTGGAAGGGTGCAGTGAGAAAACCTGCACTGCTTCACTATTCCTAGACAAGGAACACCATAAAGACTCGTCTCGCAATAAGATAAGACATGATGAGTCACGTTGCTGCGTATACACTCACACTTCTTCCTGTTGCTGGGAgctgcccacacacacagaaatgcATTTAAAGTACATAAAGTAGAGCAAACAGGCAACACAAATACAGTGACACAATGCCAAAACACTGTTGATGATGTTCTCAGATAAacattgtgttgtgttgtgtatATAGGGGATAATAACATAACACCACCACTGTGGATTATTGATAAATGACGAGTATTGGGATTATCTTTATAATTAGGGTATGCTAAGATGACCAACAAATGTAATCGTGTAAACAATTACTACTTTGAGAGCTTTTTAAAGACATGTGTTGTAAAAAGTTTATATGAAAGTTTTAAAAGTCCCATGTGTCTgaacaggcttttgaaaaatgccttcttcctctttttagcCGCCCTCAgcgacaaaaataaacattcactCGCATACACCCCCATGCATGTGCACATGATTTTCTACTTGCTTCCACattcagaaaaacacaaatagttCAACATTTTAGTCACACTGTTTTGATAGAAGTTCAAAATCTGTGGTTGAAAGAACAGCGTTTGTTTTGGAGCTGAAAGCAAGAGTGTGACCTGTCAAACATAAGCCCGATCACCACAGAAGCAACATTTATGAacaatcaattaatttttacTGTTGTGGCTGAAGACAGTATTGAAGAGATATGTGTTTTGGGCACATACAGTCATgtataataaactaaaatattataatatattatattaaataaaatatttatttcagttgtcCAATTctctaaataaaaacctttgtaTGGCTTAAATACACATTGACTGCAGCTTTCAAGCCTTTTTTCTATTAATTATGATTTGTTTTCTGCGTACAGCTCATGGGAGCAGGACATTTAAAGATAGAATAACATATAAAATCCaagtttttagattttaaatacattttgttgtgtacttggagtctctaggagtgcagaaaatttgagtGTAGCCTGTCCGGGagctgtgtagatatctttatcttctttttcagtcacatttttcaagcctttcagttttgtctgttttctgttgcgTCTTTTGAACTATTACGTCACAATATTTGCTGCacaactgctaaacaaggtcgtTAACCAACTTCacgaatccgccatttttatttctctggaCAAtgttgtagtccaagctgaaggatgccgaagctacaagtggatacgTTAAAATGTTTAGTTGTTCATTACGCCATCACCCAGAATACTCCAAAGTTTGGTGAACAGGGAGGAAATGCcccctttagatttaaagagacggcaccaaaatgagttgctctcagatgcacctcagagcAGGGATGAAAGAGGGGTAAATTAAAGGccaattcagaccaaagcattgcagttccgcTTTATGTAGATCGCAACTGGATGATTTTAACGTcaaaaaaagaactgaaaagcatgatatgtcccgtTTAAACCTCTAGACCTAGAAAAAACTGAACGGGCTTAATGGAAAGTATGTTTGCTATCTACTTAATGGGTGTTATTGTGAAAAGGttattttaatctgacaaacaagtcTTATCAGGATAcatattctattttattgaatGTCACTGTATACTTTAGATCAACATTTGATATgatattttttagatttattatcTTAACGGTGATTTAGGTACTTACCAAAAACCTGTTCAGTTTTTCTCATTGTATTtgcattttcaataaataaagaataaacattttctatAGTTGCTGTGCATTTTGACTGGTCAAGAAATGATTcactgtccagggtgtaccccgcctctcgcccagtgaacgctggagataagcaccagcaacccctgcgaccccatgagggattaagcaggttagaaaatggatggatggatggaagaaatTATTCAGCACTTACCAATCTAATGCCACGCTAATATCTCTATGATACCATTGGGCATTTGCCTTGTATCTCAATGTTAGGAAGATCCTCTGTAGGAAGAAAATCTCATAGCATTCATAATGTCAATTATTAATAGACCActtggggggaggggaggggggggtttcATAGCATATTCAACTTTAATACCCAGATGATCAGTTTATCAAGGATTGAACAAAAGAGGAGTCACAAAAATTAAAGCAGAACACTGAATTTTACACACTTCATTCCAAAACACTCTCTGTACAAAACAGGGTCACATGAAAAGTGATCGACATACAGTGATTTAAAggcaaaacacaattttttaacCTGACACCAGCTGAACGTTAACTACCAGACATAGGACCTCTTCACATGGACCATGGAACACGTGGATGCTGCCTTTTGAAGTCCCAAGACCATTTATGGTCTAGACTCTAGACAAatttgcaaatgtatatgtacagTATATATTCCTGTTATGAAGATTTGTCAGGAACAGTCTTTATCAGAATAGTCTCAGTTTTGCAAAAGAGCTGTGTCTCAAACATGATCAAATTAGAcagaatttttaaattaatttttttaaatcacgtaTGGTCTcaaaaagctaaaattttaaACACTGAGCAATTTATTAAACCGAGTCCATCAAAGGCAAGATGGCTGTCTGGCACATGAAAAATGGAAACAGACATTAAATTACATATTTAGTTAAATCTGCTCCATGTATGGAccaaaacagcatttttaaaacGTTCCACTCTTGGACCCTGAAAGTTAACAGTGTCACATCAATGCAAACATAATATTTGTTCATTGATTCCTTAGTACATTTTATAACTTTAACAAATTGAGGCTGAAGCATGCACTATTcaatatttgtttatatatttagatttcTGGAGATTTTCTGCCACTTATAGGTGATACATGGTAGAGTCCCTAGGAACTATTAACATACTGGCTAAATGTACGGTAGCTTCTTTCTAAATATTCAATCATGTTAGGCAGTGTGTCCTATACATGAAGgaaattaaaatacataaaacaacaaGCAAAAAGATGAGGGTTAGAGTATCTTAGCTGTCCCTAGGACTGCTAACTTTCTCTGCTCCTTCTTTCTGATTATGCTGTCACAGAGAGTTGCTACATACAGTATATCTCTATTGCCCTCTTGTCTGCCTTGTTAATCATCACATTAAGTGGTTGGTTAGTGCCACAGGACTTTTCTCTGATCCTTGGCAGTGTCTCCCACTTTGACAGTAAGACTTCCAGATAATTATGGCATTCACTGTATGCTTTCCCTGCCAGCATCTTGAACTCAGCTGTTGTCTAGGCACATCCTGCCATCTGGGGCTCTCTGGTGTGGTATACTGTGACTTCTATTGCTCTTGTGCTAAGCTTCTGTCCCTGTGCCCTGATTAGTAGTGTCTCAATGCTGATGTTCAGTTCAGAGTTCACTAGTCATGTCATTTCTCAATACGATAGTCACTTCCTTAGTCTGCAAGTGGACGAGGCTTGATATCAATAGCATGAAAGAGGATTATGCTCCTTAATCATTCTGGCTTCCCATTGAGGTAACATTTCCATAAAGTTTCC belongs to Fundulus heteroclitus isolate FHET01 chromosome 11, MU-UCD_Fhet_4.1, whole genome shotgun sequence and includes:
- the map3k7cl gene encoding MAP3K7 C-terminal-like protein, producing MITSTRRVSPDKSEVRIAFSLDDTSDVKDVDDLSQTFPDLEQRLQPVPPCMSLRESVQVYKEHCRMAREFHHVKQEISVLEERKRKLLAELVEDEKVAVEIVRLEEEFQRLTEENRTLVTLHSERRQQLERLCLANQTSQDPS